The following are encoded together in the Lathyrus oleraceus cultivar Zhongwan6 chromosome 3, CAAS_Psat_ZW6_1.0, whole genome shotgun sequence genome:
- the LOC127131369 gene encoding uncharacterized protein LOC127131369: protein MASWQGAKAVMESEDAQDWGKVVEVKEKRDKFGLGNILDAASGGALVDKSPAAAKALIENMSLNSQQFTTRDNSVQSKGMSQIQVCSNKALKTRIDELTALVKQLAVAKPQTTTLCGICTSPEHPTDTCPILRDESITELPQAYAANLYNRNRYNNTPDLSTNKYHPNWRNHPNLQYGNPQTSQQQNSPQVDAPTPSGPSLEDLVKQMVVNNLQFQQRTNASIQTLNTQMRQLATQINNMQAQGSNQLPAQTVVNPNGPNANVPKYTKFLKDLCTNKRRIKGSERVNLGRNISSFFQPKQSSKQIVGEQNVSALTTQVLPQKQKDPGTFDIPCAIGDSLIIQLANRSNARPAGVVEDVLVQDSELSNIGSGEYIDYKGKTADPRQHGGIRAASLACGKPHFIDLKVKLNYNFVIFLISYL from the exons gaacattcttgatgctgctagtggtggagcatTAGTCGATAAAAGTCCAGCTGCTGCCAAAGCCCTTATTGAAAATATGTCTCTTAATTCTCAACAGTTCACCACTAGAGACAATTCTGTGCAAAGCAAAGGCATGAGTCAAATTCAAGTTTGTTCCAACAAAGCTTTAAAGACCAGAATTGACGAACTCACTGCCTTAGTCAAACAGCTGGCAGTAGCAAAACCTCAAACAACAACTTTGTGTGGCATTTGTACTTCTCCTGAGCACCCGACCGATACTTGTCCTATTCTGAGAGATGAGTCCATTACTGAGCTGCCACAAGCTTATGCAGCCAACCTTTACAATCGAAACAGGTACAACAACACTCCTGAcctgtccaccaacaaataccatcccaattggaggaaccatcccaaccttcAATATGGAAACCCGCAAACCAGCCAACAACAGAACTCACCTCAAGTGGATGCCCCTACACCTTCCGGACCATCCTTGGAGGATCTTGTTAAGCAAATGGTCGTGAACAACCTCCAGTTCCAACAAAGGACCAATGCTagcattcagaccttgaacacACAGATGAgacaacttgctactcaaataaataacatgcaagctCAAGGTTCGAACCAACTTCCAGCCCAGACAGTTGTCAATCCGAATGGTCCTAATGCTAAT GTTCCTAAGTATACAAAGTTTCTGAAAGATTTGTGTACCAACAAGAGGAGGATTAAGGGAAGTGAAAGAGTAAACTTAGGACGGAATATTTCTTCCTTTTTTCAGCCCAAACAATCATCCAAACAGATTGTAGGCGAGCAAAATGTTTCAGCCCTCACTACTCAAGTTCTGCCACAAAAGCAGAAGGATCCGGGAACATTTGATATTCCTTGTGCCATCGGGGATA GTTTAATCATTCAATTGGCAAACAGGAGCAACGCTCGACCCGCCGGGGTAGTCGAAGATGTTCTTGTTCAA GATTCAGAGCTTAGCAATATTGGAAGTGGTGAGTATATTGATTACAAAGGCAAGACAGCAGATCCAAGACAGCATGGTGGAATAAGAGCTGCTTCCCTTGCATGTGGTAAGCCACATTTTATTGATTTAAAAGTTAAGCTTAATTATAATTTTGTTATATTTTTGATATCTTATTTGTGA